A stretch of DNA from Phycisphaerae bacterium:
CGAAGATGAAGGCCTCCCGGTAGCGGCGGCGTCCGTCGCCACGCTTCCAGCCGAAGAGGTTGCCCACGATGGCTTGTTGCCACGGCTGGAGGATGAACGGCTGGCCCATCCACTCCCCGGCGGTGAATGTCAGGCATTCGTGGAAGAAGTCGACGGCGCGCTTCGCCGCGCGAACATCAAAGGTGCAGCCGCCGGAGTTCTCGAAGGGATCGTAGCCGGGGATGAGGCGGTAGACTTCGTCCTGCTTCAGCTTACCCCGCCTGGAAGAACCGCGCTTTGCCACTGGCGGGCTCCTGTTTCTGCGGGGCGAGTTGGATGCGGGCCCGGGCGCTGGGCGTCATGCCGAACTCGGCTTCGAGCCGGGTGAGCTGCGTGGCCAGCTTGTTGGCGATGGCAACCTGCGGCCACTGCTGGAAGCACTTCACGCCGCCCTTCTCGTCCTTGATGGGGTACATCTCCCCGCGCTCGTCGATGAACTCCTCGGCCTTGCGCCAGCGGCTCCACAGGCGGCAGTAGCGGCCCAAGGCGTTGCCGTCCACGCGGGTCAGCACGCCCATGACCTCGAGCAGTGGAACGAGATGATCCCAGGCCTTGCCCGCGTCTTCGTCCAACCATTCGGGCCGGTCGGGTGCGCCCTCGGGACCACGGACCTCCCGCTCCTCGCGTTTGCGCGTGACGCGCTTCGAGCCGCGAAGCTTCAGGAGCGGTGTCGGCGTCGGGGCTGGACCTCGTCGTCCCATGATTTTATCCAAGCATTGCCATGAGCCTGTCCAAGCCTGCGCAGAGCTTTTCATGAGCTTTCATGAGCAAATCCAAGCCGTCGAATCAATCATCCATTGACCGTATGGCCTCCAGCGCTTCGTCGATCGTGCAAACCTCTATTCCACACCGGCGGGATCGGTTATCGATGTCGCGCAGCGTCATGAGGTCGTCAAACCACTCCGAGGACTGCAGATGACGCTTGAGCTTGTGGCCGATCCGACCAACCTCGAGTTCCAGTGCATGCATGTGATGCGCGATGAGGAACGACTCGCGCTCAGTGATCGTACCGTCCAAAGCTTCGACCGCGGCGGCGGCGTGATCGATTGGATCGATCGCCTTGCCGACGTCGTGCAGTAGGGCAGCCGCGACCAGCTCCTGGTCATATGGCACTTCGTCGCGTGCCAACTCGAACGCCTGCAGGGAGTGGTACAGCGCATCACCCTCCGGATGCCACAGCGGGTCCTGCTTTATGTGTTCAAGTGGTACGAGCAACATCCGCCAAATCATGTACCGATCGATATTCGTGGCGGGCTCCTCGGAAACGTCGGTGCCAGGGTGCTCCCGTTTGATTAATTCCGCCAGCCCACCAATCGAGATTCGCTCAATCGCCTTACCGGTGATGGAACTCTTGAACCGGTACCCGACCTGATTGCGCGCATACACCGTTAGCTCGGTCTCGAATTCGTCGCGAACATGGATATGCGTAAACAGGCGTTCTTCGTTGTGCTTGATGATGCGCTTTCGTTCGATAGTGTACGGCAGACCGGCATCGTCTAGAAAACCTGTGATCGCCGACACCGAGTCGGAGAATACGTGCAGGTCGATGTCCGAGCCCTTGCGAACGTGACCGGTCATCACACTGCCGATCAGCCGTGGCTCGAAGGGCTCGAGCAGTCGCATGAGCCGAAGCGCGGCGACCCGCATGTCGCGGAGTCTTTCGTCGCGCCCATCGCCCTCCATGAGCTTGGCGAGAATCTGGATCTCGTCGCGGATTTCTCGGTTGGCGGGCAGATGCTGCGGCTGGTACCTGAAGTTAACGCCGAGCCTCGAGGCCGCCTTGCGCTTGGCGGTGTAGTATTCAGACTCGACGCGCTCGTACATCAGTTTGGCGGCCTCGCGCGCAATATGCCGCCGGAGTCGATTGTCTGCCATGGGTTGTGGTGCGCCCGATATTGGAGGGCCATCGATGCGGACGCCGGCCTGAATTTCAATATCGGCACATTGTACGTTCCACTGCCACGAGGGCAACGGGCGAGTGTCGCGCCAGCAAACCGGAGTGGCAGTGCTATTCATGAGCCAACCCGCTTTCTCGACAGCGCCAGGGCGGTTCTCATGCTCCGACCCTCCCCCCCTATGCCAAAACCGGGGGAGAAATGCGTGTCGGTGGCGACGTGGTATACACGCAAAACCTGTAGATATTTGACCGGCCTACCGGTCGTTAGGTGAGTTACCGAAGCCGCCATCATACATCACCGTCTTCTTCGAATGACAACTCGCGCAGAGCGTTTGCAGGTTCGATTCGTTGTGCGTTCCTCCACGCGCCAGCGGCACGATATGATCAACGATCTCTCCGGCGACGACGCGTCCGTCATGATCGTTGAACGGGTCTTCGCACAACGGATGCTTCATCAGATGCCAGTGCCGCACGCGCTGCCAGTGGCGATCGTAGCCACGCTGCGAGGGTGAGGGTCGTTGGCCGTGGCGCTTGATGACAGGCGTCGATCGATGTCGCTTGGGCGCGTGGGGCATGGTCGCTCTCCATCGCTCCAATCATACGCGCACTTCTCATTCGTCATTCCAAGCGTTGGAACACAAGAACATGGGAACGATTACGTTCATTCCTGCACCAGGCGGAAACGGTAGCCGCATTGCTCGTCCATGCACCGCACCCACGACAGCGCGCTGCCGTCGCCCTGGTCGCTGACGGTTCGGTACTTGCGAAGCCGTACGCCGCCGCATTGCGGGCAGCGCGGCCGTTCGACGGTCACGGTCGTCAGGCGTCGTTTGGGTGATTCAGGCTTGTCTTCAAGGCACATCGATGCGGCCCTCCTTGGACCCTTCAGAAGCGTGCTTCCCTCACGTGGCCTCTTCCAGTTGCTTGAAACGCCACTGAACCGCATCGTTGTGCGGTTGGAAGGGAAGATGAGTGAGATCGCTCCGTTCTATTCCAAGCTCCGACGAAGTTGGACCCGCGGTGTTAAATGAGATCCGCAGGCTGACAGGTTCGATGCTGAAAAGACCATTATCGAATGCCCGATGATGGTTGGCGCACAACACAAGGCCGTTGCGCGGATCGTCGGTACCGCCGGCGTCTTTGGGGCAGATGTGGGCCGCATCTAAGAGCTCGAGTACATCGATGTCGCAAACGGCGCACCTCGCTCCATAACGCTTGAACACGAGGAATCGAAATCGAGGTTGACCGGGGCGGGCTGTTGCTTCGCGGCGCGGAGGGCGGGTGTGCTTTGTCAGCTCGAAGGGCGTTTCGATGGCGCCAAGTGGCTCCTCCCTCGGGGGCTCATCCGCCAGAATCACCAGAAACTGACGCCCGTCGTCGTCCCAATCATGAACCCAACCAAGGAATACGTCGCGCGTCTTAGGGTCGGAGGAGTTGCCAGCCACAACAAATAGCGGTAGCTGGAGGTCCTTGCAGGCTTTTGTCGCATCGATCTCCGCCTGGTCTCGGCCAGTAGGTCGCCCCGTTTGCGGGTAATGGTACAGCAAAGTGTCTTCATCGAGATCGGCGGAGTAACGGTGGCCGCGGTGCATCAAGCTGACGGTGACGCCAGACTGGGCCAACGCCCCCGTGACCTTTTTGTCAACCCAAATGCCTTGTTGGCCACCGTAAATACTCAACTCTCGGAGAAGCTGAGGATCGGCACCTTTCGAGCCTCCCCGCTGACTGAGCTTTCGCCACATGTCTTGTCTTCGCTTTCGTTCATCCTCGATCATCGGGACTGCATCCTCTTGAGGAACTCAGGCTACTGTCGAGCTACTGCCCT
This window harbors:
- a CDS encoding tRNA adenylyltransferase — encoded protein: MADNRLRRHIAREAAKLMYERVESEYYTAKRKAASRLGVNFRYQPQHLPANREIRDEIQILAKLMEGDGRDERLRDMRVAALRLMRLLEPFEPRLIGSVMTGHVRKGSDIDLHVFSDSVSAITGFLDDAGLPYTIERKRIIKHNEERLFTHIHVRDEFETELTVYARNQVGYRFKSSITGKAIERISIGGLAELIKREHPGTDVSEEPATNIDRYMIWRMLLVPLEHIKQDPLWHPEGDALYHSLQAFELARDEVPYDQELVAAALLHDVGKAIDPIDHAAAAVEALDGTITERESFLIAHHMHALELEVGRIGHKLKRHLQSSEWFDDLMTLRDIDNRSRRCGIEVCTIDEALEAIRSMDD
- a CDS encoding HNH endonuclease, with translation MPHAPKRHRSTPVIKRHGQRPSPSQRGYDRHWQRVRHWHLMKHPLCEDPFNDHDGRVVAGEIVDHIVPLARGGTHNESNLQTLCASCHSKKTVMYDGGFGNSPNDR
- a CDS encoding phage terminase small subunit P27 family codes for the protein MGRRGPAPTPTPLLKLRGSKRVTRKREEREVRGPEGAPDRPEWLDEDAGKAWDHLVPLLEVMGVLTRVDGNALGRYCRLWSRWRKAEEFIDERGEMYPIKDEKGGVKCFQQWPQVAIANKLATQLTRLEAEFGMTPSARARIQLAPQKQEPASGKARFFQAG
- a CDS encoding HNH endonuclease yields the protein MIEDERKRRQDMWRKLSQRGGSKGADPQLLRELSIYGGQQGIWVDKKVTGALAQSGVTVSLMHRGHRYSADLDEDTLLYHYPQTGRPTGRDQAEIDATKACKDLQLPLFVVAGNSSDPKTRDVFLGWVHDWDDDGRQFLVILADEPPREEPLGAIETPFELTKHTRPPRREATARPGQPRFRFLVFKRYGARCAVCDIDVLELLDAAHICPKDAGGTDDPRNGLVLCANHHRAFDNGLFSIEPVSLRISFNTAGPTSSELGIERSDLTHLPFQPHNDAVQWRFKQLEEAT